The following proteins are encoded in a genomic region of Variovorax paradoxus:
- a CDS encoding HNH endonuclease, producing MKVLKLSAQGLPQSWISLEQAVIHYAADEVRWEVGAQVAVFRGGHNAITGQQSQIAINSIIGTKGVPRINPFTQRPGLTNSKLFARDRNVCAYCGGHFHEDELTREHIIPFAQKGIDTWMNVVTACKPCNHRKSSRTPEQANMPLLYAPYVPSLWEDFILRNRRILADQMEFLMAHLPQSSRLHDT from the coding sequence GTGAAGGTCTTGAAGCTGTCGGCCCAAGGGCTGCCCCAGTCATGGATATCGCTCGAACAGGCGGTCATCCACTATGCAGCGGACGAAGTCCGCTGGGAGGTGGGCGCGCAGGTGGCTGTGTTCCGTGGCGGCCACAACGCCATCACCGGCCAGCAGTCGCAGATTGCCATCAACAGCATCATCGGCACCAAGGGCGTGCCGCGGATCAACCCCTTTACCCAGCGTCCGGGGCTCACCAACAGCAAGCTGTTTGCGCGCGACCGCAACGTTTGCGCGTACTGCGGCGGGCATTTCCACGAAGACGAGCTCACGCGCGAGCACATCATTCCGTTCGCGCAAAAGGGCATCGACACCTGGATGAACGTGGTCACGGCCTGCAAGCCGTGCAACCACCGCAAGAGCAGCCGCACGCCGGAGCAGGCCAACATGCCGCTCTTGTATGCGCCCTACGTGCCCAGCCTGTGGGAAGATTTCATTCTGCGAAACCGCCGCATCCTGGCGGACCAGATGGAATTCCTGATGGCGCACCTGCCGCAAAGTTCGCGGCTGCACGACACCTAG
- a CDS encoding bifunctional riboflavin kinase/FMN adenylyltransferase, whose protein sequence is MQVFRGFRHPGVAPACALTIGNFDGVHRGHQAMLALLQTEARHRGLPSCVLTFEPHPRDYFAAVTKKPDLAPARIGTLRDKLTELAACGVAQTIVLPFDGRLASQSPEDFIQSVLVDGLGARYVLVGDDFRFGAKRAGDYAMLDAAGDAHGFDVARMNSYEISDPHARLRPAAPREGAPVLGRPGDGHGLRVSSSAVREALAEGRMADAQTLLGRPYTISGHVVHGRKLGRALGASAPGKDDGFRTLNLRFKHWKPAASGIFAVLVHGLAEQPLPGVANLGVRPSLDANDVNAGRVLLETHCLEWPAHLGAEGAYGKIVRVELLHKLHDELRYTSLEALTAGIAKDGRDARAFFASTHAETHRQTTRDRI, encoded by the coding sequence ATGCAGGTTTTCCGCGGCTTCCGGCACCCGGGCGTGGCTCCGGCCTGCGCTCTCACCATAGGCAATTTCGACGGCGTGCACCGTGGCCACCAGGCCATGCTGGCGCTGCTGCAGACCGAGGCGCGCCATCGCGGGCTGCCCAGTTGCGTGCTCACGTTCGAGCCGCACCCACGCGACTATTTTGCCGCCGTCACCAAGAAACCCGACCTGGCGCCGGCGCGCATCGGCACCCTGCGCGACAAGCTGACCGAACTCGCGGCCTGTGGGGTGGCGCAGACCATCGTGCTGCCCTTCGATGGCCGCCTGGCGTCCCAGTCGCCCGAAGACTTCATCCAGAGCGTGCTGGTCGACGGCCTGGGTGCGCGCTATGTGCTGGTGGGCGACGACTTCCGCTTCGGCGCCAAGCGGGCGGGCGACTACGCCATGCTCGACGCGGCCGGCGATGCCCATGGCTTCGACGTGGCGCGCATGAACAGCTACGAAATATCGGACCCTCACGCGCGGCTGCGCCCCGCGGCCCCCCGAGAGGGCGCGCCCGTCTTGGGGCGGCCCGGCGACGGGCACGGCCTGCGCGTTTCCAGCTCGGCCGTGCGCGAGGCACTGGCCGAGGGCCGCATGGCCGACGCCCAGACCCTGCTCGGCCGGCCCTACACGATCTCGGGCCATGTGGTCCATGGCCGCAAGCTGGGCCGCGCGCTGGGCGCCTCCGCACCGGGCAAGGACGACGGTTTTCGCACGCTCAACCTGCGCTTCAAGCACTGGAAGCCGGCCGCCAGCGGCATCTTCGCGGTGCTGGTGCACGGGCTGGCCGAACAGCCGCTGCCCGGCGTGGCAAACCTCGGCGTGCGCCCCTCGCTGGACGCCAACGACGTCAATGCGGGCCGGGTGCTGCTGGAGACGCATTGCCTGGAGTGGCCCGCGCATCTGGGGGCCGAAGGAGCCTACGGTAAAATCGTCCGCGTGGAACTCCTGCACAAACTGCACGACGAATTGCGCTACACCAGCCTCGAGGCCCTGACTGCGGGCATCGCCAAGGATGGGCGCGACGCGCGTGCGTTCTTTGCCTCGACCCACGCCGAAACCCACCGCCAGACCACGCGCGACCGAATTTAG
- a CDS encoding Na/Pi cotransporter family protein: MKHLLNLLAAVALLVWGTHLVRTGVLRVFGANLRKILVQSMRNRFTAALSGIGVTALVQSSTATSLMTSSFVGQGLVTLPAALAVMRGADVGTALISVLFSADLSWLSPMFIFVGVVLFISRSASVAGRVGRVLIGLGLMLLALQLVVEATEPLFSAPAVRALLASLSSDVLLEITIGAMLAIVAYSSLAVVLLVAAMASSHVVPLDVALGLVLGANLGSGLLAVLTTAKSAVPVRQVTVGNLLFKALGVAIVAPFVGLWLRYVQPHVPNATHGVVLFHLAFNVIISVGFIGLTQWVAKLVTKMLPVPQQPTTSMRPHHLDPSALSTPSLAISNAAREALHQADIVETMLIGMLDVIRHNDLRLSQELRQLDDTVDELYSAIKYYMTRISREALGEGESRRWTDIISFTINMEQIGDIIERVIIDIEDKKIKPQRNFSEAGTAEIVELHGRLVANLRLSMSVFLNGNVRDAQKLLEEKARFRDLERAYATTHLDRLSDRTTLSIETSSLHIDLISDLKRINSHICSIAYPILESAGALAPSRLRESRLGKIEG, encoded by the coding sequence ATGAAGCACCTTCTGAATCTGCTCGCCGCCGTCGCACTGCTCGTGTGGGGCACGCACCTCGTTCGCACGGGCGTGCTGCGCGTGTTCGGGGCCAACCTGCGCAAGATCCTGGTGCAGAGCATGCGCAACCGCTTCACGGCCGCGCTGTCGGGTATTGGCGTCACGGCGCTGGTGCAGTCGAGCACAGCCACGTCGCTGATGACCTCTTCCTTCGTCGGGCAGGGCCTGGTCACGCTGCCCGCGGCGCTGGCGGTCATGCGCGGCGCGGACGTGGGCACGGCGCTGATCTCGGTGCTGTTCTCGGCCGACCTTTCCTGGCTCTCGCCGATGTTCATCTTCGTGGGCGTGGTGCTCTTCATTTCGCGTTCGGCCAGCGTGGCGGGCCGTGTGGGCCGGGTGCTCATCGGCCTGGGGCTGATGCTGCTGGCGCTGCAACTGGTCGTGGAAGCCACCGAGCCGCTCTTCTCGGCACCGGCCGTGCGGGCCCTGCTGGCCTCGCTCAGCAGCGACGTGCTGCTCGAAATCACCATCGGAGCCATGCTGGCCATCGTGGCGTACTCGAGCCTGGCGGTCGTGCTGCTGGTGGCGGCCATGGCGAGCTCCCACGTGGTGCCACTGGATGTCGCGCTCGGGCTGGTGCTCGGGGCCAACCTCGGCAGCGGCCTGCTGGCCGTGCTGACCACCGCCAAGTCGGCGGTGCCGGTGCGGCAGGTCACGGTCGGCAATCTGCTTTTCAAGGCGCTCGGCGTGGCCATCGTCGCGCCGTTCGTCGGGCTCTGGCTGCGCTATGTGCAGCCGCACGTGCCGAATGCGACCCACGGCGTGGTGCTGTTTCACCTGGCGTTCAACGTGATCATCAGCGTGGGTTTCATCGGCCTCACGCAATGGGTCGCCAAGCTGGTCACCAAGATGCTGCCGGTGCCGCAGCAACCGACCACCTCCATGCGGCCGCACCACCTCGATCCCTCGGCGCTCTCGACGCCTTCGCTCGCCATTTCGAACGCCGCGCGCGAGGCGCTGCACCAGGCCGACATCGTGGAGACCATGCTCATCGGCATGCTCGACGTGATCCGCCACAACGACCTGCGCCTGTCGCAGGAACTGCGGCAGCTCGACGACACCGTGGACGAGCTGTACTCGGCCATCAAGTACTACATGACGCGCATCTCGCGCGAGGCCCTGGGCGAGGGAGAAAGCCGGCGCTGGACCGACATCATCAGCTTCACGATCAACATGGAGCAGATCGGCGACATCATCGAGCGCGTGATCATCGACATCGAAGACAAGAAGATCAAACCGCAGCGCAACTTCTCCGAAGCGGGCACGGCGGAAATCGTGGAACTGCACGGCCGGCTGGTCGCCAACCTGCGGCTGAGCATGAGCGTTTTTCTCAACGGCAACGTGCGCGATGCGCAGAAGCTGCTGGAAGAAAAAGCCCGCTTCCGCGATCTCGAACGCGCCTATGCCACGACCCACCTCGATCGGCTGTCAGACCGCACCACGCTGAGCATCGAGACGAGTTCGCTGCACATCGACCTGATCAGCGATCTGAAGCGCATCAACTCGCACATCTGCTCCATTGCCTATCCCATTCTGGAATCGGCGGGCGCGCTGGCGCCGAGCCGCCTGCGCGAATCGCGGCTGGGGAAGATCGAGGGCTGA
- a CDS encoding alpha/beta fold hydrolase, giving the protein MPSRRTLLAFGLASTAMLTACATAPSPSYAERPPIVFMHGNGDSAALWLTTIWRFESNGWPRDRLFAVDQPYPLARDDDAVAQPGRSSTTDSAVFLKGEVDKVLKATGAGKVVLIGNSRGGNTIRNYVQNGGGAAVVSHVVLGGNPAHGIWAVKGFRENNEFSGLSGFMQQLNTPKGPNGEEVTPGVKWLTLRSDNNDKYAQPDGLWIGVPGQPTNIGFDGPALKGATNVVLPRVDHRETSFSPAAFAATWQFLTGEPPRSTAVAPEANVVLDGRAVGAENLSLNGGQVTVYAVDPATGARRGEAVHSKSIGADGRWGPLNARGDTAYEFVLSAPGYGITHIYRSPFARSSRVVNLRPERLVAADGSAQAVVVFTRPRGYFDAERDTMRFDGQSPPPGVPPKGSGVSSSRVRVTTAQPQRAVTGEFNAERITGLTWPAAQQHVTVLELTY; this is encoded by the coding sequence ATGCCATCACGCCGCACTCTTCTCGCCTTCGGGCTCGCATCGACCGCCATGCTGACCGCTTGCGCCACAGCGCCTTCGCCCTCGTACGCCGAGCGCCCGCCGATCGTCTTCATGCACGGCAACGGCGATTCGGCCGCGCTTTGGCTGACGACGATCTGGCGCTTCGAGTCGAACGGCTGGCCGCGCGACCGGCTCTTCGCGGTTGACCAGCCCTATCCGCTGGCGCGCGACGACGATGCCGTGGCGCAGCCGGGCCGCAGTTCGACCACCGATTCGGCCGTCTTCCTGAAGGGCGAGGTCGACAAGGTGCTGAAAGCCACGGGTGCCGGCAAGGTGGTGCTGATCGGCAATTCGCGTGGCGGCAACACCATTCGAAACTACGTGCAGAACGGCGGCGGCGCGGCCGTCGTGAGCCACGTGGTGCTGGGCGGCAATCCGGCACACGGCATCTGGGCCGTGAAGGGCTTCCGCGAGAACAACGAGTTCTCGGGGCTCTCGGGGTTCATGCAGCAGCTCAATACGCCGAAGGGGCCGAACGGCGAGGAGGTCACGCCGGGCGTGAAGTGGCTCACGCTGCGTTCCGACAACAACGACAAGTACGCACAGCCCGACGGCCTGTGGATCGGCGTGCCGGGCCAGCCGACGAACATCGGCTTCGACGGGCCAGCACTCAAGGGCGCGACCAATGTCGTGCTACCGCGCGTGGATCATCGCGAGACCTCTTTCTCGCCCGCCGCATTCGCAGCGACCTGGCAGTTCCTGACCGGCGAGCCGCCGCGCAGCACGGCGGTGGCACCCGAGGCGAACGTTGTGCTCGACGGCCGGGCGGTGGGCGCGGAGAACCTGTCGCTCAACGGCGGACAGGTCACCGTGTACGCCGTCGATCCGGCCACGGGCGCACGGCGCGGTGAGGCGGTGCACAGCAAAAGCATCGGCGCCGACGGCCGCTGGGGTCCGCTCAACGCGCGCGGCGACACGGCCTACGAGTTCGTGCTCAGCGCGCCCGGCTACGGCATCACGCACATCTACCGCAGCCCGTTTGCGCGCAGCAGCCGCGTCGTGAACCTGCGGCCCGAACGCCTCGTGGCTGCCGACGGCAGCGCCCAGGCGGTCGTTGTCTTCACGCGTCCGCGCGGCTACTTCGATGCAGAGCGCGACACCATGCGCTTCGACGGCCAGAGCCCCCCGCCCGGGGTGCCGCCCAAAGGCTCCGGCGTGTCGAGCTCCAGAGTGCGGGTGACCACCGCGCAACCGCAGCGCGCCGTGACCGGTGAATTCAACGCGGAGCGCATCACGGGCCTGACCTGGCCTGCGGCGCAGCAGCACGTGACGGTGCTCGAATTGACGTATTGA
- the lspA gene encoding signal peptidase II: MAAARSASASRSRGGSLGIWPWLGLAVIILIIDQFTKTLILGYYKLGDATYVTNFFNVVRAHNTGAAFSFLADHSGWQRWFFTAIGVAAAVFIVWMLKSHAGQKLFSFAMACILGGAIGNVIDRMMHGYVVDFLSFHWGNWYFPAFNAADSAITLGAICLIVDEIRRVRRGK, from the coding sequence ATGGCGGCCGCACGCTCCGCATCGGCATCGCGTTCGCGCGGTGGCAGCCTGGGCATCTGGCCCTGGCTCGGGCTGGCGGTGATCATCCTCATCATCGACCAGTTCACCAAGACGCTGATCCTGGGCTACTACAAGCTCGGTGACGCGACCTACGTGACGAACTTCTTCAACGTGGTTCGCGCGCACAACACGGGCGCCGCGTTCTCGTTCCTGGCCGACCATTCGGGGTGGCAGCGCTGGTTTTTCACGGCCATTGGCGTGGCGGCCGCGGTGTTTATCGTGTGGATGCTGAAGTCGCACGCGGGGCAGAAGCTGTTCTCTTTCGCGATGGCCTGCATCCTGGGCGGGGCGATCGGGAATGTGATCGACCGGATGATGCACGGCTACGTCGTCGACTTCCTGAGTTTCCATTGGGGGAACTGGTACTTTCCGGCCTTCAATGCGGCGGACAGTGCCATCACGCTTGGGGCGATCTGCCTGATCGTGGACGAGATCCGGCGGGTTCGTCGAGGGAAATGA
- a CDS encoding response regulator codes for MDTVRTFVVEDNPTIRENLIGTLREVARVDPVGQAESEQEGTRWLTGNLSLWDLAIVDLFLKDGTGFSVLEACRNREPAQKMVVLSNHLTPEMRRKCAQLGADAVFDKATEIDDLIDFCLRRRQEQFTAAPLGAAH; via the coding sequence ATGGATACCGTCAGAACTTTCGTCGTCGAGGACAACCCCACCATCCGCGAAAACCTGATCGGCACCCTGCGCGAGGTGGCACGGGTCGATCCGGTGGGACAGGCGGAATCGGAACAGGAAGGGACGCGCTGGCTGACAGGCAACCTGTCGCTGTGGGACTTGGCGATCGTCGACCTGTTCCTGAAGGACGGCACGGGCTTCAGCGTGCTCGAAGCGTGTCGCAACCGGGAGCCGGCGCAGAAGATGGTGGTGCTCAGCAACCACCTCACGCCGGAGATGCGCCGCAAATGCGCGCAGTTGGGTGCCGATGCCGTGTTCGACAAAGCCACGGAAATCGACGACCTGATCGACTTCTGCCTGCGGCGCCGACAGGAGCAGTTCACGGCCGCGCCGCTCGGCGCGGCGCACTGA
- a CDS encoding enoyl-CoA hydratase — protein MSDTASPFVLATRDARGVATLTLNRPTSFNALSEGMLGALEQALGEIAADDTVRAVVIAAAGKAFCAGHDLKEMRAEPSLGYYQRLFERCGAMMLSIQRLPVPVIARVHGIATAAGCQLVAVCDLAVASSEARFAVSGVNVGLFCATPSVTLSRNLGRKEAFEMLVTGEFISAQEAREKGLVNRVAAPGELDAAVEALVASIVAKPRQALALGKALFYRQLETGIEAALADASQTMACNMMDESALEGVQAFIEKRPPDWKR, from the coding sequence ATGAGCGACACGGCTTCTCCCTTCGTGCTGGCGACACGCGATGCACGCGGCGTTGCCACGCTGACGCTGAACCGCCCGACCTCGTTCAACGCCCTCTCCGAAGGCATGCTCGGCGCGCTCGAACAGGCGCTCGGCGAAATTGCGGCGGATGACACGGTGCGCGCCGTGGTGATCGCCGCGGCGGGCAAGGCCTTCTGCGCGGGCCACGACCTGAAGGAAATGCGCGCGGAGCCCTCGCTCGGCTACTACCAGCGGCTCTTCGAGCGCTGCGGCGCGATGATGCTGTCGATCCAGCGGCTCCCCGTGCCGGTGATCGCGCGCGTGCACGGCATCGCGACGGCCGCGGGCTGCCAACTGGTCGCGGTGTGCGACCTGGCGGTGGCCTCGAGCGAGGCGCGCTTCGCGGTCAGCGGCGTGAACGTGGGGCTGTTCTGCGCCACGCCGAGCGTTACCTTGTCGCGCAACCTCGGCCGCAAGGAGGCCTTCGAGATGCTCGTGACGGGTGAATTCATCAGCGCGCAGGAGGCCCGCGAAAAGGGCCTGGTCAACCGGGTGGCCGCGCCCGGCGAGCTCGACGCCGCGGTGGAGGCGCTGGTCGCCAGCATCGTCGCCAAGCCGCGCCAGGCGCTCGCGCTGGGCAAAGCCCTCTTCTATCGCCAGCTCGAAACCGGCATCGAGGCCGCGCTGGCCGACGCCAGCCAGACCATGGCCTGCAACATGATGGACGAGAGCGCGCTCGAAGGCGTTCAGGCCTTCATCGAGAAGCGCCCGCCCGACTGGAAACGCTAG
- the ileS gene encoding isoleucine--tRNA ligase, which produces MSDAASPTDYRSTLNLPDTPFPMRGDLPKREPGWVKEWNDEGRYHRLRDARHGAPKFILHDGPPYANGQIHMGHAVNKILKDMINKARQLEGYDALYVPGWDCHGLPIENAIEKQFGRNLSRDEMQAKSRAYATEQIAQQMLDFQRLGVLGEWDHPYKTMDFANEAGELRAFKRVIERGFVYRGLKPVYWCFDCGSSLAEFEIEYADKKSQTLDVAFKAHDREKVLKAFETDHTILGDIFAVIWTTTAWTIPANQAINLNPEIEYSLVDTERGLLILANSLVEMCMTRYALDGKVLATVKGEKLGGLEFEHPLYDVDAGYKRLSPVYLADYATATDGTGLVHSSPAYGVDDFNSCIAHGVAYDDILNPVQGNGSYAPDFPLFGGQNIWKAVPVIIAALRDANRLLTTETITHSYPHCWRHKTPVIYRAAAQWFIRMDEGEGVFTKDKAPKTLRQTALQAIEQTSFYPENGKARLHDMIANRPDWCISRQRSWGVPIPFFLHKDSGELHPRTMEILDQAADIVEKGGIEAWSRVTALEILGAEDAPHYTKSTDILEVWFDSGSTFYHVLRGTHPNVHHETGPEADLYLEGHDQHRGWFHSSLLIACALEDRAPYRGLLTHGFTVDAKGIKMSKSLKNGIDPQEISSKLGAEIIRLWVAASDYSGDIAGDDKILARVVDSYRRIRNTLRFLMANTSDFDIAKDAVPLDQLFEIDRYALARASQFQAEILAHYKVYEFHPVVSKLQIYCSEDLGGFYLDILKDRLYTTAPGSLARRSAQTALWHISQAMLRWMAPFLSFTAEEAWKFVNTGKPGESIFAQTFSQFAAPDEALLAKWGRIREIRDVVNKDIEAVRAEGKVGSSLQANLQLSAAAEDFALLGTLGDDLRFVFITSAIELAAGEALSTVVKPSAAQKCDRCWHYRDDVGHDPAHPTICGRCTSNLFGAGEPRSFA; this is translated from the coding sequence ATGTCTGACGCTGCTTCCCCCACCGACTACCGTTCCACGCTGAACCTGCCCGACACCCCCTTCCCGATGCGCGGCGACCTGCCCAAGCGCGAACCGGGCTGGGTCAAGGAATGGAACGACGAAGGCCGCTACCACCGCCTGCGCGACGCGCGCCACGGCGCGCCCAAGTTCATCCTGCACGACGGCCCGCCGTACGCCAACGGCCAGATCCACATGGGCCACGCGGTGAACAAGATCCTGAAAGACATGATCAACAAGGCGCGCCAGCTCGAAGGCTATGACGCGCTCTACGTGCCCGGCTGGGATTGCCACGGCCTGCCGATCGAGAACGCCATCGAAAAGCAGTTCGGCCGCAACCTGAGCCGCGACGAGATGCAGGCCAAGAGCCGTGCCTACGCCACCGAGCAGATCGCGCAGCAGATGCTCGACTTCCAGCGCCTGGGCGTGCTGGGCGAGTGGGACCACCCGTACAAGACGATGGATTTCGCCAACGAAGCCGGCGAGCTGCGCGCCTTCAAGCGCGTGATCGAGCGCGGCTTCGTGTACCGCGGCCTCAAGCCCGTGTACTGGTGCTTCGACTGCGGCTCCTCGCTGGCCGAGTTCGAGATCGAATACGCCGACAAGAAGAGCCAGACCCTCGACGTGGCCTTCAAGGCGCACGACCGCGAGAAGGTGCTCAAGGCCTTCGAGACCGACCATACGATCCTCGGTGACATCTTTGCCGTGATCTGGACCACCACCGCGTGGACCATCCCGGCCAACCAGGCGATCAACCTCAACCCCGAGATCGAGTATTCGCTGGTCGACACCGAACGTGGCCTCTTGATCCTCGCCAACTCGCTGGTCGAGATGTGCATGACGCGCTATGCGCTCGACGGCAAGGTGCTGGCCACGGTCAAGGGCGAGAAGCTCGGCGGGCTCGAGTTCGAGCACCCGCTGTACGACGTCGACGCTGGCTACAAGCGCCTGTCGCCCGTGTACCTGGCCGACTACGCCACTGCCACGGACGGCACCGGCCTCGTGCACTCCTCGCCCGCCTACGGCGTGGACGACTTCAACTCCTGCATCGCCCATGGCGTGGCGTACGACGACATCCTGAACCCAGTTCAGGGCAACGGCAGCTACGCGCCCGACTTCCCGCTCTTCGGCGGCCAGAACATCTGGAAGGCCGTGCCGGTGATCATCGCCGCGCTGCGCGATGCCAACCGCCTGCTCACCACCGAGACGATCACCCACAGCTACCCGCACTGCTGGCGCCACAAGACGCCGGTGATCTACCGCGCCGCGGCGCAGTGGTTCATCCGCATGGACGAAGGCGAAGGCGTGTTCACCAAGGACAAGGCGCCCAAGACGCTGCGCCAGACCGCGCTCCAAGCCATCGAACAGACCAGCTTCTATCCGGAGAACGGCAAGGCGCGCCTGCACGACATGATCGCCAACCGGCCCGACTGGTGCATCAGCCGCCAACGCAGCTGGGGCGTGCCGATCCCGTTCTTCCTGCACAAGGATTCGGGCGAGCTGCATCCGCGCACGATGGAAATCCTCGACCAGGCCGCCGACATCGTCGAGAAGGGTGGCATCGAGGCCTGGAGCCGCGTCACGGCTCTAGAGATCCTCGGCGCCGAGGACGCGCCGCACTACACCAAGAGCACCGACATCCTCGAGGTGTGGTTCGACTCGGGCTCGACCTTCTATCACGTGCTGCGCGGCACGCACCCCAATGTGCACCACGAGACGGGGCCGGAAGCCGACCTGTACCTGGAGGGCCACGACCAGCACCGCGGGTGGTTCCACTCGTCGCTCCTGATCGCCTGCGCGCTGGAAGACCGCGCGCCGTACCGCGGCCTGCTCACGCACGGCTTCACGGTGGATGCCAAGGGCATCAAGATGAGCAAGTCGCTCAAGAACGGCATCGACCCGCAGGAAATCAGCAGCAAGCTGGGCGCGGAAATCATCCGCCTCTGGGTGGCCGCGAGCGACTACTCGGGCGACATCGCGGGCGACGACAAGATCCTGGCGCGCGTGGTCGACTCGTACCGCCGCATCCGCAACACGCTGCGCTTCCTGATGGCGAACACCAGCGACTTCGACATCGCGAAGGATGCGGTGCCGCTCGACCAATTGTTCGAGATCGATCGCTATGCGCTCGCGCGCGCATCGCAGTTCCAGGCCGAGATCCTCGCGCACTACAAGGTGTACGAGTTCCATCCCGTCGTGTCCAAGCTGCAGATCTACTGCTCGGAAGACCTGGGCGGTTTCTACCTCGACATCCTGAAGGACCGGCTCTACACGACGGCGCCGGGCTCGCTCGCGCGCCGCAGTGCGCAGACCGCGCTCTGGCACATCTCGCAAGCCATGCTGCGCTGGATGGCGCCGTTCCTGAGCTTCACCGCCGAAGAGGCGTGGAAGTTCGTGAACACGGGCAAACCGGGCGAATCGATCTTTGCCCAGACGTTCAGCCAGTTCGCCGCGCCCGACGAAGCACTGCTCGCCAAGTGGGGCCGCATCCGCGAGATCCGCGACGTGGTGAACAAGGACATCGAAGCCGTGCGCGCCGAAGGCAAGGTCGGTTCGTCGCTGCAGGCCAACCTGCAGCTCAGCGCAGCGGCGGAAGACTTCGCGCTGCTGGGCACGCTGGGCGACGACCTGAGGTTCGTCTTCATCACTTCCGCCATCGAACTGGCGGCGGGCGAGGCGCTGTCTACCGTGGTGAAGCCGAGCGCCGCGCAGAAGTGCGACCGCTGCTGGCACTACCGCGACGACGTGGGCCACGACCCGGCGCACCCGACGATCTGCGGCCGGTGCACGAGCAACCTGTTCGGTGCCGGCGAGCCGCGGAGCTTTGCCTGA
- a CDS encoding acyl-CoA dehydrogenase family protein has protein sequence MDFNFSDDQEQLRDAVRKWVDKGYGFERRRGIEANGGFSREAWDELAELGLGGLYIAEDDGGLGMGPVAGMVVMEELGRGIVLEPFAQTLIAGAVLGGHAGADLKDNWLPRIAGGQAIVVLAYQERKARYRLDVCEAKAVKAGGGWSLTGAKSVVPVGDEADAFIVPAQADGKIALFLVERSASGVEARGYGTQDGGRAAEVVFDKADATLITADGLAALEYAVDVGIAATCAEAVGVMDKTVALTVEYMNQRKQFGVTISTFQALRHRVADMKMQLELARSMSYYATLKLNAPAEERRQALARAKYQLGVSMRYVAANSVQLHGGIGVTDEYIGSHYFRKLTQLEMTFGDTLHHLGEVSARMQDAAGVFA, from the coding sequence TGGATTTCAATTTTTCGGACGACCAGGAACAACTGCGCGACGCCGTTCGCAAGTGGGTCGACAAGGGCTATGGCTTCGAGCGTCGCCGCGGCATCGAGGCCAACGGCGGCTTCTCGCGCGAGGCCTGGGACGAACTGGCCGAGCTCGGCCTCGGCGGCCTCTACATCGCCGAAGACGACGGCGGCCTGGGCATGGGCCCCGTGGCCGGCATGGTCGTGATGGAAGAGCTGGGCCGCGGCATCGTGCTGGAGCCTTTCGCGCAGACGCTGATCGCCGGCGCCGTGCTCGGTGGCCATGCCGGCGCCGACCTCAAGGACAACTGGCTGCCCCGCATTGCGGGCGGCCAGGCCATCGTGGTGCTGGCCTACCAGGAGCGCAAGGCGCGCTACCGGCTCGACGTGTGCGAGGCCAAGGCCGTGAAGGCGGGCGGCGGCTGGTCGCTGACCGGCGCCAAGAGCGTGGTGCCGGTGGGCGACGAAGCCGACGCGTTCATCGTGCCCGCGCAGGCCGACGGCAAGATCGCCCTGTTCCTGGTCGAGCGCAGCGCCAGCGGTGTCGAGGCACGCGGCTACGGCACGCAGGACGGCGGCCGCGCGGCCGAGGTCGTGTTCGACAAGGCCGACGCCACGCTGATCACCGCAGACGGACTGGCGGCGCTCGAGTACGCGGTCGACGTCGGCATTGCAGCCACCTGCGCCGAAGCTGTGGGCGTCATGGACAAGACCGTGGCCCTCACGGTCGAGTACATGAATCAGCGCAAGCAGTTCGGCGTGACCATCTCGACCTTCCAGGCGCTGCGCCATCGCGTCGCCGACATGAAGATGCAGCTCGAGCTCGCTCGCTCGATGAGCTACTACGCCACGCTGAAGCTCAACGCGCCGGCCGAGGAGCGGCGCCAGGCGCTGGCGCGCGCCAAGTACCAGCTGGGCGTGTCGATGCGCTACGTTGCCGCGAACTCGGTGCAACTGCACGGCGGCATCGGCGTGACCGACGAATACATCGGCAGCCACTACTTCCGCAAGCTCACGCAGCTCGAAATGACCTTCGGCGACACGCTGCATCACCTGGGCGAAGTGTCGGCCCGCATGCAGGACGCCGCCGGCGTCTTCGCCTGA